The Carassius auratus strain Wakin chromosome 40, ASM336829v1, whole genome shotgun sequence genome has a segment encoding these proteins:
- the LOC113059017 gene encoding olfactory receptor 1-like produces the protein MSTLNASFVQNMAIVHPEYFFIIGLSGIPYSSYYYIFLFITYFIAVIMNSIVLLIIALERSLHSPKYIGVFNLALADLGETNALIPNMMKTFFSDSQYISYNACLANMFFVNFFITLQSVTLVVLAIDRFIAICLPLRYHALLNNTVMSLVFLVVWAFNTSLVALSTSLMTRLSICKSNVVQSYYCGYGPVLRLACNDNSIYIFITNLIAALFLVAPLCIIVLSYMGIFFALSKITTWEARLKALKTCVSHLMLVGIYFLPVICIYIASSITSLTPNARVISISLSFTLPPMLNPIIYVLNTAEIRVLIRKVLKKRIVPIRNISK, from the coding sequence ATGAGTACTTTAAATGCAAGTTTTGTTCAGAATATGGCTATTGTTCACCCTGAATACTTTTTCATCATTGGACTTTCAGGTATACCGTACAGCAGTTATTactatatctttttatttatcacatattttattgctgtgattaTGAACTCTATAGTTCTTCTTATTATTGCTCTTGAACGAAGCCTGCACAGTCCAAAGTACATCGGTGTGTTTAATTTGGCCTTGGCGGATTTGGGGGAAACTAATGCACTGATTCCTAACATGATGAAGACTTTTTTTTCTGACTCACAGTACATCTCCTACAATGCTTGTCTGGCAAACATGTTTTTTGTGAACTTCTTTATTACTTTGCAAAGTGTCACTCTTGTTGTTCTTGCAATTGATCGCTTCATTGCAATTTGCCTGCCATTGAGATATCATGCCCTACTAAATAATACTGTCATGTCTTTAGTGTTTTTAGTAGTATGGGCATTTAACACTTCTCTCGTGGCTCTGTCAACGTCTTTGATGACCCGACTTTCAATCTGTAAATCTAATGTAGTACAGAGTTATTATTGTGGCTATGGACCAGTGTTGAGGTTGGCATGCAATGACAatagcatttatatttttataacaaacCTCATTGCTGCTTTGTTCCTTGTAGCACCATTATGCATTATAGTCCTGTCATACATGGGCATTTTTTTTGCCTTAAGTAAAATTACAACTTGGGAAGCACGTTTAAAAGCACTGAAGACGTGTGTTTCTCACCTTATGTTGGTTGGAATATACTTTCTTCctgtaatatgcatttatattgctTCATCAATTACTTCTCTCACTCCAAATGCCAGAGTCATCAGCATATCCCTTTCATTTACTCTTCCACCAATGTTAAATcccattatttatgttttaaacacaGCTGAAATCAGAGTCTTAATTCGAAAAGTGCTTAAAAAAAGAATTGTGCCAATTAGAAATATCTCAAAATGA
- the LOC113059019 gene encoding olfactory receptor 52E8-like gives MNSVSESFSENNSIVHPEYFFIVGLSGVPYSTYYYIFLFFLYIIAVIGNSVVLFIIVVEPNLHSPKYFAMFHLALADFGETNALIPNIMKIFVFDSQYISFNACLANMFFVHFFSTMQSLTLLVLAYDRFIAICLPLRYHAIVNNTVMSVVFLVLWAFNGCLVAIVVFLIKRLSFCKTNMIPSYYCDHGPVFRLACNDVSINVFMAKLCTALYFVAPFLIIVLSYLGIFFALRKITTWEERLKALKTCVSHLLLVGSFFLPIICIYMVAFVIYLTPNARIISTSLAYAVPPMLNPIIYVLNTAEIKELIRKYIKKRSTQIESVSN, from the coding sequence ATGAATTCTGTAAGTGAAAGTTTTTCTGAGAATAACTCCATTGTTCATCCTGAATATTTTTTCATCGTTGGACTTTCAGGTGTACCATACAGCACTTATTactatattttcttatttttccttTATATTATTGCTGTAATTGGGAACTCTGTAGTGCTCTTTATTATAGTTGTTGAACCGAACCTGCACAGTCCAAAGTACTTTGCTATGTTTCACTTGGCCCTGGCTGACTTTGGTGAAACTAATGCACTGATTCCAAACATAatgaaaatttttgtttttgattcacaGTACATCTCCTTCAATGCTTGTTTGGCCAACATGTTTTTTGTGCACTTCTTTAGTACTATGCAGAGCctcactcttcttgttctggcatATGATCGCTTCATTGCAATTTGTTTGCCATTAAGATATCATGCCATTGTAAATAATACTGTAATGTCTGTAGTGTTTTTAGTATTATGGGCATTTAACGGTTGTCTGGTTGCCATTGTGGTGTTTTTGATCAAACGACTTTCATTCTGTAAAACCAATATGATACCAAGTTATTACTGTGATCATGGACCAGTGTTTAGGTTGGCATGCAATGATGTTAGCATTAATGTTTTCATGGCAAAACTCTGCACAGCTTTATACTTTGTAGCCCCATTTCTCATTATAGTTCTGTCATATCTGGGTATTTTTTTTGCCTTACGTAAAATAACAACATGGGAAGAACGTTTAAAAGCTCTGAAGACCTGTGTTTCTCACCTTTTGTTAGTGGGATCCTTTTTTCTACCCATAATCTGCATATACATGGTTGCATTTGTAATTTATCTCACACCTAATGCCAGAATCATCAGCACATCACTGGCATATGCTGTTCCACCAATGCTAAATcctattatttatgttttaaatacagcTGAAATCAAAGAGTTAATtcgaaaatacattaaaaagagaTCAACACAAATTGAGAGTGTTTCAAATTAA